A region of Thermanaerothrix sp. DNA encodes the following proteins:
- the folK gene encoding 2-amino-4-hydroxy-6-hydroxymethyldihydropteridine diphosphokinase, which translates to MTTVVLALGSNLGDRLGALRSAVNNLKSRGWRLLKASPVFETPPFGYHEQPRFLNACVTMGCPLEDPLDMLKEVKALEARMGRVQRFKNGPREIDVDILFADEMVFDSPELHIPHPGIQDRPFVLVPLNCIEPQWVHPTLKLSVSEMLDRVNTEGVVRITNL; encoded by the coding sequence ATGACTACGGTGGTCCTGGCCCTTGGGTCAAACCTGGGAGACCGGCTGGGGGCTCTGCGATCGGCAGTTAATAACCTCAAATCCAGGGGGTGGAGGCTCCTCAAAGCAAGCCCGGTCTTTGAGACCCCGCCGTTCGGGTACCATGAACAGCCCCGGTTCCTAAACGCCTGCGTAACCATGGGGTGTCCCCTTGAAGACCCGCTGGACATGCTCAAGGAAGTCAAGGCCCTTGAGGCCCGGATGGGACGAGTCCAGCGGTTCAAAAACGGCCCAAGGGAGATCGACGTGGACATATTGTTCGCCGATGAGATGGTATTCGACTCCCCAGAACTGCATATACCTCATCCTGGCATTCAGGACAGGCCCTTCGTATTGGTGCCCCTCAACTGCATAGAACCCCAGTGGGTCCATCCCACCTTAAAACTCTCGGTTTCGGAGATGCTCGACAGGGTGAACACGGAGGGAGTCGTAAGGATAACCAACCTTTAA
- the folP gene encoding dihydropteroate synthase → MTPYRLELIDDAELAERIAKVGADPRCLPFFSRKRQVFCLGFKDLDFRAANAIKQEMLARGGDAVVHRGAICGLVDRSSVMLFGTIGQLHSLAEKLELMPYFGLQDVKDSLRRALRGMRTQRWSIPLPAGRVLDLGDRTKVMGIINITPDSFFEASRSRGVEQCLKTADEMLSHGADVLDLGAESTRPGSDPVSAEEEMERLLPILKAIRRRFPEAVISVDTYKSATASACIEEGADIINDISGLTFDPQMAETVAKSRCSLVLMHIKGRPKDMQRDPSYQDLFGELMDFFQSQMRRACEAGIEEERIILDPGIGFGKKPCHNLDILRHPEAFSILGRPVLIGASRKSTVGLATGAEDPAERLEGTLAVTALCAMKGVPLVRVHDVKENVKVIKMIDAIRRGTL, encoded by the coding sequence ATGACTCCCTACAGACTCGAACTCATCGACGACGCCGAACTGGCGGAAAGGATCGCAAAAGTTGGGGCGGACCCAAGATGCCTGCCCTTCTTCTCCCGGAAGAGGCAGGTTTTTTGTCTTGGCTTTAAGGACCTGGACTTCAGGGCCGCAAACGCCATAAAGCAGGAGATGCTGGCCCGGGGAGGCGATGCGGTGGTCCACAGAGGGGCGATATGCGGCTTAGTGGACCGCTCGTCGGTGATGCTCTTCGGCACCATCGGACAACTCCACAGCCTCGCCGAGAAACTGGAATTGATGCCCTATTTCGGCCTTCAGGATGTGAAGGACTCCCTCAGGAGGGCCCTTAGGGGCATGAGGACCCAGCGTTGGAGCATTCCACTTCCAGCAGGCCGCGTGCTGGATCTTGGGGACCGCACCAAGGTGATGGGCATAATAAACATCACCCCGGACTCCTTCTTTGAGGCCAGCAGGTCAAGGGGGGTGGAGCAGTGCCTCAAGACCGCCGATGAGATGTTGTCCCATGGCGCGGACGTGTTGGACCTGGGGGCGGAATCCACCAGGCCCGGATCCGATCCGGTGAGCGCCGAGGAGGAGATGGAACGCCTGCTCCCTATCCTCAAGGCCATAAGGCGCCGCTTCCCGGAGGCGGTGATATCCGTTGACACGTACAAAAGCGCCACTGCCTCGGCATGCATAGAAGAAGGGGCGGACATAATAAACGACATATCGGGCCTCACGTTCGATCCCCAGATGGCCGAAACCGTGGCTAAGAGCCGGTGCTCCCTGGTGCTGATGCACATAAAGGGCAGGCCCAAGGACATGCAGCGGGATCCGTCGTACCAAGACCTCTTCGGCGAACTGATGGACTTCTTCCAGTCCCAAATGAGACGCGCCTGCGAGGCAGGGATAGAGGAGGAGAGGATAATACTGGATCCGGGGATCGGATTCGGCAAGAAGCCGTGCCACAACTTGGATATATTAAGACATCCAGAGGCATTCTCAATCCTTGGAAGACCGGTGCTGATAGGAGCCTCCAGGAAGAGCACCGTGGGGCTTGCCACCGGGGCGGAGGATCCAGCGGAAAGGCTGGAGGGCACCTTGGCGGTCACCGCCCTTTGCGCCATGAAGGGTGTGCCCCTGGTAAGGGTACACGACGTAAAGGAGAACGTTAAGGTCATAAAAATGATCGACGCTATCAGGAGGGGTACGTTATGA
- the hrcA gene encoding heat-inducible transcriptional repressor HrcA has translation MLTERQLEIVLSVVYEYIRSGESVGSRTVSKRYLSSHSPATIRNEMSDLEGMGFLSQPYTSAGRVPTTRAYRLYVDSVLQRSRSKGVGLPLAEALKRKRRDLEGFLNEATDLLGRLTHYVGIGAIAPLNGITIRNVSFFKVDQRNVLLVVVLEGGLVHHKVIPMPWELSCDLLDEFSRKMNMAVSGRPWSEVRASLEGYLLHQLSEFSEACRVALSTLGEIMESRQVKVFTGPVSQMLSLPDFQDLSRLKAFFSLLEQEEELAELVARHSVGNGVSVVIGEESQRPELEDCSLVLASSPKGGAKAIVGILGPKRMDYERVISVLEDVASAMEGLEE, from the coding sequence ATGCTTACTGAGCGTCAGTTGGAGATAGTTTTGTCGGTGGTCTACGAGTACATAAGGAGCGGGGAGAGCGTGGGCTCAAGGACCGTGTCCAAGAGGTATCTCAGCTCTCACAGCCCCGCCACCATAAGGAACGAGATGTCGGATCTGGAGGGGATGGGTTTCCTCTCCCAACCGTACACCTCCGCTGGCCGGGTCCCCACCACAAGGGCCTACAGGCTCTACGTGGATTCGGTGCTTCAAAGGTCGCGATCCAAGGGGGTTGGGCTGCCCTTGGCGGAGGCGCTCAAGCGCAAGAGGCGGGACCTTGAGGGTTTCCTCAACGAGGCCACGGATCTTTTGGGCAGGCTCACCCACTACGTGGGCATAGGCGCCATAGCTCCCCTGAACGGCATAACCATAAGGAACGTAAGCTTCTTCAAGGTGGATCAGCGGAACGTGCTCCTTGTGGTCGTGCTGGAAGGGGGATTGGTGCACCACAAGGTGATCCCCATGCCGTGGGAGCTGTCCTGCGATCTCCTGGACGAGTTCTCGAGGAAGATGAACATGGCGGTGTCCGGAAGGCCATGGTCGGAGGTCAGAGCCTCCCTGGAGGGGTATCTTTTGCATCAGCTTTCGGAGTTCTCCGAGGCATGCCGGGTGGCCCTGAGCACACTTGGGGAGATTATGGAGTCCAGGCAGGTCAAGGTCTTCACCGGTCCGGTGAGTCAAATGTTGAGCCTCCCGGACTTCCAGGATCTGAGCCGTCTTAAGGCCTTCTTCTCCCTGCTGGAGCAGGAGGAGGAGTTGGCGGAGCTGGTGGCCAGGCACTCGGTGGGCAACGGGGTGAGCGTGGTCATAGGGGAGGAGTCCCAACGTCCGGAGCTTGAGGACTGTTCTTTGGTCTTGGCCTCCAGTCCCAAGGGCGGGGCTAAGGCCATAGTGGGTATATTGGGTCCTAAGAGGATGGACTACGAGAGGGTAATATCGGTGCTTGAGGACGTGGCGTCCGCCATGGAGGGTTTGGAGGAGTAA
- a CDS encoding nucleotide exchange factor GrpE yields MEENRLIDGAFDDAASREESHPSAEESRQEDLELAEMSKVELVEMLRGKDRDIKRMEEELSKLRDSYDDLMKEALRNKADFTNYVRRVERDREADRKRSAESAVGLLIPVLDNLERTLASCQDRTDDPVIKGVQMVARQFLSALESLGLERVLAEGAFDPSVHEAVDFEETEDPGMDGRVVAELQRGYLLGGKLIRPALVKVAKLRG; encoded by the coding sequence ATGGAAGAGAATCGCTTGATTGACGGAGCTTTTGATGATGCTGCCTCCCGGGAGGAATCGCATCCTTCCGCGGAGGAGTCCCGCCAGGAGGATCTAGAGTTGGCGGAGATGTCCAAGGTGGAGCTGGTGGAGATGCTTCGGGGTAAGGACCGGGATATCAAGAGGATGGAGGAGGAGCTGTCGAAGTTGAGGGATAGCTACGACGACCTCATGAAGGAGGCCTTGCGTAACAAGGCGGACTTCACCAACTACGTAAGGCGGGTGGAGAGGGATCGGGAGGCCGATAGGAAGCGGTCGGCGGAGTCCGCCGTGGGGCTTTTGATCCCGGTGCTGGACAACCTGGAGAGAACCCTTGCTTCCTGTCAGGACAGGACGGACGACCCGGTGATAAAGGGAGTTCAGATGGTGGCCCGCCAGTTCCTCTCAGCCTTGGAGAGCCTTGGGTTGGAGAGGGTGTTGGCGGAAGGGGCTTTCGATCCATCGGTTCACGAGGCGGTGGACTTTGAGGAGACCGAAGATCCGGGCATGGACGGCAGGGTGGTGGCGGAGCTACAAAGGGGATACCTGTTGGGAGGCAAGCTAATAAGGCC